One Rosa chinensis cultivar Old Blush chromosome 5, RchiOBHm-V2, whole genome shotgun sequence genomic region harbors:
- the LOC112203638 gene encoding tobamovirus multiplication protein 3 — translation MARIYLTPFSVVAASVIAYNLRQSSSWWHDINASLLWQDRIIHGLAILYVLVAFVALVQLVGTQVRVPEYGWTTQKVFQFLNFIVNAVRSAVFIFRRQVQKLHPEILQHVLLDMPSLAFFTTYALLVLFWAEIYYKARAVFTDGLRPSFFTINAAVYLVQISMWLILWWNPIPVVVLLSKLFFAGVSLFAALGFLVYGGRLFLMLQRFPVESKARRKKLHEVGYVTTICFTCFLVRCVMMGLCAFDKAADLDVLNHPVLNLIYYLLVEISPSSLVLFILRKLPPKIGITQYQPIRALKV, via the exons atggcGCGCATATATTTAACGCC TTTTTCTGTAGTGGCGGCGTCGGTGATAGCTTACAATCTCAGACAGTCGTCAAGTTGGTGGCACGACATCAATGCCTCGCTGCTCTGGCAAGACCGAATCATCCACGGCCTCGCCATTCTCTACGTCCTCGTCGCTTTCGTTGCCCTAGTTCAATTGGTTGGGACACAGGTGCGAGTGCCGGAGTACGGCTGGACCACCCAGAAGGTCTTCCaatttctcaattttattgTCAATGCAGTTCGATCAGCAGTGTTTATTTTCCGCCGGCAAGTACAGAAGCTGCATCCAGAGATTCTCCAACATGTGTTGCTTGATATGCCAAGTCTGGCTTTCTTCACAACTTACGCGCTTCTGGTTCTGTTCTGGGCTGAAATCTACTATAAGGCGCGTGCTGTTTTTACAGATGGACTAAGGCCGAGCTTCTTTACAATCAACGCTGCTGTTTATCTAGTTCAGATATCTATGTGGTTGATATTATGGTGGAACCCTATCCCAGTCGTGGTCTTGTTATCTAAACTGTTCTTCGCAGGGGTCTCCTTATTTGCAGCCCTTGGATTTCTTGTGTATGGTGGAAGACTGTTTCTGATGTTGCAGAGATTTCCTGTGGAATCGAAAGCAAGACGTAAGAAGCTGCATGAGGTTGGCTACGTGACAACCATATGTTTTACGTGTTTCCTTGTGAGATGCGTAATGATGGGCTTATGTGCATTCGACAAGGCGGCAGACCTTGATGTTTTGAATCACCCAGTTCTAAACTTGATCTATTACCTGTTGGTGGAGATATCGCCTTCTTCTTTGGTTCTTTTCATTCTGAGGAAGTTGCCTCCAAAGATTGGGATCACACAATATCAACCTATTCGCGCTCTGAAGGTATGA